From Parasphaerochaeta coccoides DSM 17374, a single genomic window includes:
- the lpdA gene encoding dihydrolipoyl dehydrogenase, with the protein MTRYDLIVVGAGPGGYIAAERAGALGKKVLLIEKDHMGGVCTNKGCIPTKSLLNSAKHYLHAKESARFGVHAEGVSFDIREAHAWKTETIETLRSGISFLMKNNKVDVVAGTAQFIDPHHVKVGETEYEGDYLILAMGSSPVVPPIAGATLPHVLTSDGILEMKTLPKKLVIVGGGVIGIEFASFYSMVGVDVTVIEMMPEILPMMDAEFATLMRREMKGVSFNLGCKVIGITEKDVRFTTAKGDEKSVEADTVLLSIGRRANIAGIEPLHLETDRQGIVVDERMKTNIPTIYAIGDVNGRSQLAHSASRMAEVAVSNIFGTTHQRMRYQAVPWAVYGNPEAAGCGLTEQAAAAEGRKILTATTQMRANGRFLAEQGKRAGGLVKVIADAQTHAILGVHMLGTYSSEIIWGASALIEAELRIKDVKELIFPHPSVAELIRDTVFAIDHTL; encoded by the coding sequence ATGACACGATATGACCTGATAGTAGTAGGAGCTGGCCCCGGTGGATACATAGCTGCTGAACGGGCCGGAGCCTTGGGAAAAAAAGTCCTGCTCATTGAAAAGGACCATATGGGAGGCGTCTGTACCAACAAAGGGTGCATCCCGACCAAAAGCCTGCTGAATTCCGCCAAGCATTACCTGCATGCCAAGGAGTCTGCCCGTTTCGGAGTCCATGCCGAAGGCGTGAGCTTTGACATAAGAGAGGCGCACGCATGGAAGACGGAAACCATCGAGACCTTGAGAAGTGGCATCTCTTTCCTGATGAAAAACAACAAGGTCGATGTGGTCGCCGGTACTGCGCAGTTCATTGACCCCCATCATGTGAAGGTGGGAGAGACAGAGTATGAAGGCGACTACCTCATCCTTGCCATGGGTTCGTCTCCCGTTGTGCCTCCCATTGCAGGCGCAACCCTTCCCCATGTGCTGACCAGTGATGGCATTTTGGAAATGAAGACGCTTCCCAAGAAGCTGGTGATTGTCGGTGGTGGTGTGATCGGCATTGAGTTCGCCTCATTCTATTCCATGGTAGGCGTGGATGTGACGGTCATCGAGATGATGCCCGAAATCCTCCCTATGATGGATGCCGAGTTCGCCACCTTGATGCGTCGTGAAATGAAGGGCGTTTCCTTCAATCTCGGCTGCAAGGTCATTGGCATCACGGAAAAAGACGTGCGCTTCACCACTGCCAAAGGCGATGAAAAGAGCGTGGAGGCTGACACTGTCCTCCTGAGCATCGGACGACGGGCAAACATTGCTGGGATAGAACCCCTCCATCTGGAAACCGACCGACAAGGCATTGTCGTGGACGAAAGGATGAAGACGAACATCCCGACCATATATGCCATAGGGGATGTGAACGGCCGCTCCCAGCTTGCCCATAGTGCTTCACGGATGGCTGAAGTCGCCGTATCGAACATCTTCGGGACGACACACCAGAGGATGCGCTATCAGGCTGTTCCCTGGGCGGTGTATGGCAATCCGGAGGCCGCCGGATGCGGACTGACCGAACAGGCCGCCGCAGCGGAAGGACGCAAGATACTGACCGCCACCACCCAGATGAGAGCCAACGGACGCTTCCTTGCCGAACAAGGTAAGCGGGCGGGAGGCTTGGTGAAAGTCATTGCCGATGCGCAGACCCATGCAATCCTGGGAGTTCATATGCTGGGAACCTACAGCAGTGAAATCATCTGGGGAGCCAGCGCACTGATAGAGGCCGAGCTGAGGATTAAGGATGTCAAGGAACTCATATTCCCCCATCCCAGCGTAGCCGAATTGATTCGGGATACCGTGTTCGCCATTGACCACACGCTGTAA
- a CDS encoding SDR family oxidoreductase, with protein MSNFEAEGCFVSPALIRGLTFDGEKGLFVHSLENQEKQRTQEKQGKHEGKTDLVLPPVTQDDAEATVKAWKTAYDAYVSTSGTYPKIVEVSGTGFYSLGSGYDEAADASSPVSSRVGHLSSVQRADVVRGKIGLVTGGAQGFGEGMVRGLVELGAFVYIADLNLAGAQALSDSLNAAAGRTVSAALPVNVSDEDSVEAMMHEVLARTGGLDVFISNAGVLRAGSVKTMAFRDFTFVTNIDYAGFFLCSKHASRVLAWQNLPSCAYYTDIIAISSKSGLEGSNKNGAYAGAKFGTIGLVQSFALELAADNIKVNAVCPGNFLDGPLWSDPEKGLFVQYLRTGKVPGAKTVDDVRRSYETKVPLGRGCRTDDVMKAIAYIVEQKYETGQAVPVTGGQVMLN; from the coding sequence ATGAGTAATTTTGAAGCAGAAGGATGTTTTGTCTCTCCGGCCCTGATAAGGGGACTGACCTTTGACGGGGAAAAGGGGCTGTTCGTTCATTCCTTGGAAAACCAGGAAAAGCAAAGAACCCAGGAAAAGCAGGGAAAGCATGAAGGCAAGACTGACCTGGTATTGCCTCCTGTCACGCAGGATGACGCGGAAGCTACGGTGAAAGCATGGAAGACTGCCTATGATGCCTATGTTTCCACATCAGGGACATATCCCAAGATTGTGGAGGTTTCTGGCACAGGGTTTTATTCCCTTGGTTCAGGATATGATGAAGCGGCGGACGCATCTTCTCCGGTGAGCAGTCGTGTCGGACACCTTTCGTCCGTACAGCGGGCAGATGTGGTCAGAGGCAAGATAGGCCTGGTCACAGGCGGAGCGCAAGGCTTTGGCGAGGGCATGGTTCGCGGCCTGGTGGAGCTTGGAGCTTTCGTCTACATAGCCGACCTGAACCTTGCCGGAGCGCAGGCACTATCTGATTCCCTCAACGCCGCCGCAGGCAGGACGGTGAGCGCAGCTCTGCCCGTGAATGTCAGCGACGAGGATTCCGTTGAAGCCATGATGCACGAAGTCCTTGCCCGTACGGGCGGACTGGATGTCTTCATCAGCAATGCCGGCGTCCTGCGGGCGGGAAGCGTGAAGACAATGGCCTTCCGTGATTTCACGTTTGTCACGAATATTGACTACGCTGGTTTCTTCCTGTGTTCCAAGCACGCTTCCCGCGTTCTTGCATGGCAGAACCTGCCATCATGCGCCTATTATACCGATATCATCGCCATAAGCAGCAAGTCAGGGCTGGAAGGCTCAAACAAGAACGGTGCTTACGCCGGAGCAAAGTTCGGGACGATTGGATTGGTACAGAGTTTTGCTCTTGAACTGGCGGCTGATAATATCAAGGTCAACGCAGTCTGTCCTGGGAACTTCCTTGACGGACCGCTATGGAGTGATCCTGAAAAAGGTCTGTTCGTGCAGTATCTGAGGACAGGGAAAGTTCCCGGAGCCAAGACGGTGGACGATGTACGCCGGTCGTATGAGACGAAAGTTCCTCTTGGCCGGGGATGCAGGACGGATGATGTGATGAAGGCGATTGCCTACATCGTCGAACAGAAATATGAAACGGGGCAGGCTGTGCCAGTCACCGGCGGGCAAGTAATGCTCAATTAG
- a CDS encoding dihydrolipoamide acetyltransferase family protein has product MAEQILMPKQGNSVESCIILEWRKKVGDAIAVGDIICEVETDKATIEVESTVGGMLLALLRKEGEDVPVMQPIAVVGQAGEKVDAAVFGGEPSGKEVPSVPQESSSSAVPSTSPTAPPVTTSSPVSSTPAPSAMSDQGASPRARNLASQFGVDVASLAPTGPKGMVIERDVASAVAGHEPVSPAALSTRQPGIPVPAAGSGIGGRVLVADLSIPVISLSGSSDASSPSSPASSLASVAASHEYPGPVEETPVKGIRKVTAKRMHESLQSTAQFTLNMYADATNLKALRARFKESDPSLGLQKITINDLVTFALVKTLPEFPALNAHWLGDKIATFRNIHLGIAADTPRGLLVPVLRNAHSYSLAGLSRAAKILVAAAQEGKSNPDDLTGGTFTISNIGAFGIESFTPVVNVPEVAILGVGGISLRPVEDPDDEENVLFVPHVSLSLTIDHQAVDGAQGSKFLKKLADNIAALDVLLAL; this is encoded by the coding sequence ATGGCGGAACAGATTCTGATGCCTAAGCAGGGCAACTCGGTGGAGTCCTGTATCATCCTGGAATGGCGCAAGAAAGTCGGCGATGCAATTGCCGTCGGCGATATCATCTGTGAGGTCGAGACCGACAAGGCCACGATTGAAGTCGAGTCAACTGTTGGGGGCATGTTACTTGCCCTGCTGCGCAAAGAAGGTGAAGACGTTCCTGTCATGCAGCCCATTGCCGTTGTCGGACAGGCAGGAGAGAAGGTGGATGCGGCTGTCTTCGGCGGAGAACCTTCCGGTAAGGAAGTCCCTTCCGTCCCACAGGAAAGTTCCTCATCGGCGGTTCCCTCAACATCTCCCACTGCGCCTCCGGTCACTACGTCATCTCCGGTATCTTCCACACCAGCCCCTTCCGCCATGTCCGACCAAGGTGCCTCACCCCGTGCGCGGAACCTCGCCTCACAATTTGGCGTGGATGTTGCTTCCCTTGCTCCGACAGGACCCAAGGGAATGGTCATTGAGCGTGATGTCGCCTCCGCTGTCGCCGGACATGAGCCAGTATCCCCGGCGGCCTTGTCCACGCGCCAACCTGGTATTCCCGTACCTGCCGCCGGTTCGGGAATCGGAGGGAGGGTCTTGGTCGCCGACCTTTCCATTCCCGTGATTTCTTTGTCCGGTTCTTCGGACGCATCTTCGCCTTCTTCTCCTGCTTCTTCGCTCGCTTCCGTCGCCGCATCCCACGAATATCCGGGACCCGTGGAAGAAACTCCGGTCAAGGGCATACGCAAGGTCACGGCAAAGAGGATGCATGAATCACTCCAGAGTACCGCGCAGTTCACCCTGAACATGTATGCGGACGCTACGAACCTGAAAGCCCTGAGAGCCCGCTTCAAGGAAAGCGACCCCTCCCTCGGTTTGCAGAAGATTACAATCAACGATCTGGTCACCTTTGCCCTGGTGAAGACGCTGCCGGAGTTTCCGGCGCTCAACGCCCATTGGCTGGGCGACAAGATAGCCACATTCAGGAACATCCATCTGGGCATTGCCGCAGACACTCCCCGTGGACTCCTTGTGCCCGTGCTCCGCAACGCGCACTCATATTCCCTGGCCGGACTGTCACGGGCGGCAAAGATTTTGGTCGCCGCGGCACAGGAAGGCAAGAGCAATCCTGACGACCTGACCGGCGGCACGTTCACCATCAGCAACATCGGAGCTTTCGGCATAGAAAGTTTCACCCCTGTTGTCAATGTGCCAGAGGTCGCCATCCTGGGAGTCGGAGGAATTTCCTTGCGTCCCGTTGAAGATCCGGACGATGAGGAAAATGTCCTGTTCGTGCCGCACGTAAGCCTGTCGCTGACCATTGACCATCAAGCGGTGGATGGAGCCCAAGGTTCTAAGTTCCTGAAGAAACTGGCAGACAACATAGCAGCGCTTGATGTCCTGCTGGCGTTGTAG
- a CDS encoding zinc-binding dehydrogenase, whose protein sequence is MKTRAVRLHGVNDLRIEEFELPPIKDNEILAKVVTNSICMSDHKAAEQGAAHKRVPDDVAKNPIILGHEFCGEIVEVGKLWQDKFSAGDRFSIQPALNYKGSLDAPGYSYRWIGGNSQYIVIPSEVMEMDCLLPYRGDAFYLGSLSEPVSCIIGTYKAMYHTTGGSYVHDMGIVEGGNLAILAGVGPMGLGAIDYAIHNDVRRPGLVVVTDIDDARLKRAESLYTVQDAKKHGVKLVYLNTKDVPDATAALMDVTDGIGYDDVLVMAPVRALVEQADAILAKDGCLNFFAGPNKTDFSAALNFYNVHYAAHHLVGTSGGNTEDMRDSLALMEQGKINPVSMITHIGGMDAVPQAVIDLPNIPGGKKLIYVDIKLPLVAIDEFGARAGTDPLFKKLHELVTKNNGLWSPEAEKYLLANSPRY, encoded by the coding sequence ATGAAGACACGTGCTGTGCGGCTCCATGGAGTCAATGACTTGAGGATTGAGGAGTTCGAGCTGCCTCCTATCAAAGATAATGAAATCTTGGCGAAGGTCGTGACCAACAGCATCTGCATGTCCGACCATAAGGCGGCGGAACAAGGAGCCGCGCACAAGCGCGTACCTGATGACGTTGCCAAGAACCCGATTATCCTGGGACATGAGTTCTGCGGGGAAATCGTCGAAGTGGGCAAGCTCTGGCAGGACAAGTTCAGCGCTGGCGACCGTTTCTCAATTCAGCCCGCCCTTAACTACAAAGGCTCTCTGGACGCTCCCGGATATTCCTATCGCTGGATTGGGGGGAACTCCCAGTACATAGTCATCCCTTCCGAGGTGATGGAGATGGACTGCCTGCTGCCGTATCGTGGCGACGCCTTCTATCTCGGTTCGCTTTCAGAGCCGGTATCCTGCATCATAGGAACCTACAAGGCAATGTACCATACGACAGGCGGCAGCTATGTCCATGATATGGGGATTGTCGAAGGCGGCAACCTTGCTATTCTGGCAGGCGTGGGTCCCATGGGTCTCGGTGCCATTGATTACGCCATCCATAATGATGTCCGCCGTCCCGGCCTGGTTGTTGTGACCGACATTGACGATGCCCGCCTGAAAAGAGCGGAGTCCCTCTATACCGTACAGGATGCCAAGAAGCACGGAGTGAAGCTGGTCTATCTCAACACCAAGGATGTGCCCGATGCCACGGCCGCCCTGATGGATGTGACTGATGGCATAGGCTATGATGATGTGCTGGTCATGGCTCCGGTGCGTGCCCTGGTAGAGCAGGCTGATGCCATCCTTGCCAAGGACGGTTGCCTGAATTTCTTCGCAGGACCGAACAAGACTGATTTCAGCGCGGCACTCAACTTCTACAATGTCCACTATGCTGCCCATCACCTTGTGGGAACCAGCGGCGGCAATACCGAGGACATGAGGGATTCCTTGGCTTTGATGGAGCAGGGAAAGATTAACCCAGTATCAATGATTACCCACATCGGCGGTATGGATGCCGTCCCACAGGCTGTCATTGACCTGCCGAACATTCCGGGAGGCAAGAAGCTCATCTACGTGGACATCAAACTCCCTCTGGTCGCCATTGATGAGTTCGGCGCACGTGCCGGGACGGATCCCCTTTTCAAGAAATTGCACGAGCTGGTCACGAAGAACAATGGCCTGTGGTCCCCTGAAGCGGAGAAATACCTTCTGGCCAACAGTCCCCGCTACTGA
- a CDS encoding histidinol-phosphatase, which yields MNRGCMDREKLEQDINSPDYAIRRRAARAIGALIRSGEMKRTVLKEVNNHVHTTWSFSPYEPSAAAYHAWKAGLGIVGSIDHDSIGAAGEMLDSAQDIGMASTVGFEMRVSFLDTPLADRKINNPDSQGIVYMCVHGVPRQRIGEVSDFLAPVNVIRNKRNRAQVEVLQSLVGAYGFDLDFDRDVVPLSHSTQGGSITERHILLAMAIQTVGMKGKGTGTVDFLCTSLGINVPSRIQGYLLDDANPHYLYDLIGVYKSSFLPRFFIQPGRDECLDVRQVVDFGRRIGAIPAYAYLGDVGSSATGDKKAEKFEDDYLDELFDLLVDIGYPAVTYMPPRNTNAQMMRIQRLARERGLMEISGVDINSSRQSFNCPELLAPQCHHLVDSAWALVAHEKLAGFNEDWGLFSTSSPLADRSLEERIGVYAALGRAMDPFEVESIIKEAEKIFQ from the coding sequence ATGAATAGGGGATGTATGGACAGAGAAAAGCTGGAACAGGACATCAATTCACCGGATTATGCCATCCGCCGTCGTGCCGCCCGCGCCATAGGGGCTTTGATTCGTTCGGGTGAGATGAAGCGTACTGTCCTGAAGGAAGTGAACAACCATGTGCATACCACATGGTCGTTCAGTCCCTATGAACCATCGGCTGCCGCGTACCATGCATGGAAAGCCGGGCTGGGAATAGTGGGCAGCATTGATCATGACAGCATAGGAGCCGCCGGGGAAATGCTTGATTCCGCCCAGGACATAGGCATGGCCAGTACGGTTGGCTTTGAGATGCGGGTCAGCTTCCTTGATACACCTCTCGCTGACCGGAAGATTAACAACCCTGACTCGCAGGGCATAGTCTACATGTGCGTCCACGGCGTACCTCGCCAGAGAATAGGGGAAGTCTCCGACTTCCTGGCTCCGGTGAATGTCATCCGTAACAAGCGCAACAGGGCGCAGGTCGAGGTTCTCCAGTCCCTGGTGGGCGCATACGGCTTTGATCTTGACTTTGACCGTGATGTCGTGCCGTTGTCCCACAGCACGCAGGGAGGCAGCATCACGGAACGCCACATCCTCCTTGCCATGGCCATCCAGACAGTGGGCATGAAGGGTAAGGGGACAGGGACGGTTGACTTTCTCTGTACTTCCCTTGGCATCAACGTGCCGTCCAGGATACAGGGGTATCTTCTTGACGATGCCAACCCGCATTATCTCTATGACCTCATTGGCGTCTACAAGAGCAGCTTCCTGCCCCGGTTCTTCATCCAACCCGGACGTGACGAATGCCTTGATGTACGCCAGGTGGTTGATTTCGGACGCCGGATTGGTGCCATTCCCGCATATGCCTACCTTGGTGATGTCGGGAGCAGTGCTACCGGGGACAAGAAAGCGGAGAAGTTTGAAGACGACTATCTCGACGAGCTTTTCGACCTTCTGGTGGACATTGGATACCCTGCCGTCACCTACATGCCTCCCCGCAACACCAATGCCCAGATGATGCGCATACAGAGGCTTGCCAGGGAAAGAGGCTTGATGGAGATTAGCGGGGTGGACATCAACAGCTCCCGTCAGTCATTCAACTGCCCGGAACTCCTTGCTCCCCAATGCCACCATCTGGTTGATTCGGCATGGGCATTGGTCGCCCATGAGAAACTGGCCGGTTTCAATGAGGACTGGGGGCTTTTCTCAACATCGTCCCCGCTGGCTGACAGAAGCCTTGAAGAAAGGATAGGCGTGTATGCTGCCCTTGGGCGTGCCATGGATCCCTTTGAGGTGGAGAGCATCATCAAGGAAGCGGAGAAGATTTTCCAATAG
- a CDS encoding rhamnulokinase, whose protein sequence is MKGRKLYVAVDLGASNGRVIVGNLAEFEVMNRFETANDTMLGEFHWNIMAIFSEVKKGLKEAFTRYGERIISIGIDTWGVDYGLLDSHDSLIGLPYHYRDSRTDGMSAEICASFPGGRDALFSRTGLAFQPFNTLYQLAAMKKYRPDVMKAARCYLSIPDLLAFWLTGIKSNERSHASTTQLYDPRARDWAWDVIDHVGLERSLFCPLTDSGTVLGPLTEALRHELGASPSTVVIATACHDTASAVAAVPAEKGETYAYISSGTWSLLGIERAEPLINPHVMADGFTNEVAADGNIRLLKNIMGMWIQQECVRYWRSQGQDISWKELDEQTEAAVAGYSGAIDPDDSRFLKPNTHDSLMVDRIASWCRENDQPVPSGKGEYMVAIYRGLADVYAKSITSLEKMAGVKFSSLYIIGGGSKNLILDNWTAETTGITVHAGPVEATALGNILVQMKAVGEISSWDEGRMLLRETQDMKTYGKL, encoded by the coding sequence ATGAAAGGTAGGAAGCTGTATGTTGCCGTGGATCTGGGAGCATCCAACGGACGTGTCATCGTAGGAAACTTGGCTGAGTTCGAGGTGATGAACCGGTTTGAGACTGCCAATGATACCATGCTTGGAGAGTTCCATTGGAATATCATGGCAATATTCTCCGAAGTCAAGAAGGGATTGAAAGAGGCTTTCACACGCTATGGTGAGCGCATCATATCAATCGGCATAGATACATGGGGTGTGGATTACGGCCTTCTCGACTCGCATGATTCACTGATTGGCCTTCCGTATCATTACCGGGACAGCAGAACCGACGGCATGAGCGCGGAAATCTGTGCTTCCTTCCCCGGAGGACGTGACGCCTTGTTCAGCCGTACAGGACTTGCCTTCCAGCCGTTCAATACTCTCTATCAACTTGCCGCCATGAAGAAATACCGGCCTGATGTCATGAAAGCGGCACGTTGCTATCTGTCCATCCCCGACCTTCTGGCCTTCTGGCTGACCGGCATCAAGAGTAATGAAAGAAGTCATGCTTCGACCACGCAACTCTATGACCCCCGCGCACGTGACTGGGCATGGGATGTCATTGACCATGTTGGCCTTGAGCGTTCCCTATTCTGTCCCCTGACCGACAGCGGAACCGTCCTTGGTCCTCTTACCGAAGCACTGCGCCATGAGCTGGGAGCTTCCCCATCCACAGTGGTGATAGCTACGGCCTGCCATGATACGGCAAGCGCGGTCGCTGCCGTACCTGCGGAAAAAGGGGAGACGTATGCGTACATTTCCAGCGGGACATGGTCGTTGCTTGGCATTGAACGTGCTGAACCCTTGATCAATCCCCACGTCATGGCTGACGGTTTCACCAATGAGGTGGCCGCCGACGGCAATATCCGACTCTTGAAAAACATCATGGGCATGTGGATTCAGCAAGAATGCGTCAGGTACTGGCGTTCCCAGGGACAGGACATCTCATGGAAGGAACTTGATGAGCAGACGGAAGCGGCCGTGGCCGGTTATTCAGGAGCCATAGATCCCGACGATTCCCGTTTCCTTAAACCCAACACCCATGATTCCCTCATGGTGGATCGCATTGCCTCATGGTGTCGTGAAAACGACCAGCCCGTGCCTTCCGGCAAGGGGGAGTACATGGTGGCAATCTATCGCGGTCTGGCGGATGTCTACGCAAAGTCCATCACCAGCCTTGAGAAAATGGCGGGGGTGAAATTCTCCAGTCTCTATATCATAGGGGGAGGGAGCAAAAACCTCATTTTGGACAACTGGACGGCTGAAACTACGGGCATCACTGTCCATGCCGGTCCTGTCGAAGCCACCGCCCTTGGAAACATCTTGGTTCAGATGAAGGCCGTCGGGGAGATTTCCTCATGGGATGAGGGACGCATGTTGCTGAGGGAAACCCAGGACATGAAGACGTATGGCAAGCTGTAA
- a CDS encoding alpha-ketoacid dehydrogenase subunit alpha/beta: protein MSKQIAFDPVSVRQKEMVKLPEIPVNQYEPDIKKEIKTWGKERLTRVLRDMMIIREFETMLDVIKKEGVYQGVSHNHKGPAHLSAGQESAAVGQALALTPDDFIFGSHRSHGEILAKCLSAVQQIDDAGLTQIMEDFMGGATYKVVKEHFAGTTVKETAENFVLYGALAEIYAKGTGFSAGLGGSMHTFFAPFGSMPNNAIVGGSGTIAFGAALFKKINRRKGIVIANLGDGSMARGPVWEAMVMSAMDQYNTLWKELPGAPPYMINIFDNFYAMGGQPIGETSGFGLPARIGAGVNPDAMHTERVDGFNPLAVADATARQKKLLLAGKGPAMLDTITYRYSGHSPSDAMTYRTKEELDAFRAQDPITGYADYLVANKLLTKKDVEKLDAEIKAKMRRNIEVVVNPVLSPMVDAQFVESVMFSNEVKEALADGTPELSEPLADNARVKQIAQRHRYAFDENGKPYPAARQYQYRDAIFEAVAHAFATDPTLVAYGEDNRDWGGAFACYRGLTELLPYHRFFNSPISEAAIVGSGVGYAMSGGRAIVELMYCDFLGCAGDEVFNQMPKWQAMSAGVLKMPLVLRVSVGNKYGAQHSQELTTMVGAVPGLKAVYPATPYDAKGLMNWALRRTDPVVYFESQKLYGFGEQFEKDGVPEGFYELPEGEPGFLREGGDITLIGLGPSVYTAIDAADRLKQEFNLEADVINLRWINPLNYEKIIASARKTGRVVLVTDASERGSYLHTVSDNINRLAFAHLDAPAIVVGARNWITPPAEMEDYYFAHAVNVLDAIHEQILPLPGYVPVHSYADGDFLRTSRAGV from the coding sequence ATGAGCAAGCAGATTGCATTCGATCCCGTTTCCGTTCGCCAGAAGGAGATGGTAAAGCTGCCGGAGATACCTGTAAACCAGTATGAGCCGGACATCAAGAAAGAAATCAAGACATGGGGCAAGGAGCGTCTGACGCGCGTCCTCCGCGACATGATGATCATTCGTGAGTTCGAGACCATGCTTGATGTCATCAAGAAGGAAGGCGTCTACCAAGGGGTCTCTCACAACCACAAGGGGCCAGCTCACCTGTCCGCCGGACAAGAATCTGCCGCTGTCGGCCAGGCTCTTGCCCTGACGCCGGATGACTTCATCTTCGGCTCCCACCGCAGCCATGGTGAAATCCTTGCCAAGTGTCTCTCCGCCGTCCAGCAGATTGATGATGCCGGACTGACACAAATCATGGAAGACTTCATGGGCGGAGCCACCTACAAGGTGGTCAAGGAGCATTTTGCCGGAACCACCGTCAAGGAGACTGCGGAAAACTTCGTACTCTATGGGGCTCTTGCCGAGATATACGCCAAGGGAACCGGTTTTTCCGCAGGGCTGGGAGGGTCAATGCATACCTTCTTTGCCCCTTTCGGCAGCATGCCGAACAACGCCATTGTAGGAGGATCGGGAACCATTGCCTTCGGCGCCGCCTTGTTCAAGAAGATAAACCGCAGGAAGGGCATAGTCATAGCCAACCTCGGTGACGGCTCCATGGCACGCGGCCCTGTCTGGGAAGCCATGGTCATGTCCGCCATGGATCAGTACAACACCCTCTGGAAGGAACTGCCCGGCGCTCCTCCTTACATGATTAACATTTTTGATAATTTCTATGCGATGGGAGGCCAGCCTATTGGCGAGACATCCGGTTTTGGCCTTCCTGCAAGAATCGGGGCGGGAGTGAATCCCGATGCCATGCACACCGAGCGCGTGGACGGTTTCAATCCACTTGCAGTTGCCGATGCGACTGCCCGCCAGAAGAAGCTGCTCCTTGCAGGCAAAGGTCCCGCCATGTTGGACACCATCACTTATCGCTACAGCGGTCACAGCCCATCGGACGCCATGACCTACCGAACCAAGGAAGAACTGGACGCCTTCCGCGCCCAAGACCCGATAACCGGCTATGCTGATTACCTTGTGGCGAACAAGCTGCTCACGAAAAAAGATGTCGAGAAACTCGACGCTGAGATCAAAGCCAAGATGCGCCGCAACATTGAAGTTGTCGTCAATCCCGTGCTTTCTCCCATGGTGGATGCACAGTTCGTTGAGTCGGTGATGTTCTCCAACGAAGTGAAGGAAGCTCTTGCGGATGGGACTCCGGAACTGTCCGAGCCATTGGCGGATAACGCACGGGTCAAGCAGATTGCTCAACGTCACCGTTATGCCTTTGATGAAAACGGGAAACCGTATCCCGCTGCCCGCCAGTACCAGTACCGCGATGCTATCTTTGAAGCGGTCGCCCACGCCTTTGCTACCGACCCTACGCTGGTAGCCTATGGTGAGGACAACCGTGACTGGGGTGGGGCTTTTGCCTGCTACCGTGGCTTGACCGAACTGCTTCCGTACCATCGTTTCTTCAACTCTCCCATCTCCGAAGCCGCCATTGTCGGAAGCGGAGTCGGCTACGCCATGAGCGGAGGCCGTGCCATTGTCGAGCTGATGTATTGCGACTTCCTCGGTTGCGCAGGTGATGAAGTGTTCAACCAGATGCCCAAATGGCAGGCTATGAGCGCAGGCGTGCTCAAGATGCCGCTGGTACTCCGCGTTTCCGTCGGAAACAAGTACGGAGCGCAGCATTCGCAGGAACTGACTACCATGGTAGGGGCTGTCCCCGGCCTTAAAGCTGTCTATCCAGCCACGCCGTATGACGCGAAGGGCTTGATGAACTGGGCTTTGCGCCGTACCGATCCTGTGGTGTACTTTGAAAGCCAGAAGCTTTACGGTTTCGGTGAACAGTTCGAAAAGGACGGGGTACCAGAGGGGTTCTATGAATTGCCGGAAGGGGAGCCAGGTTTCCTCCGTGAAGGTGGTGACATCACCTTGATTGGTCTTGGCCCCTCGGTGTATACCGCCATTGATGCCGCCGACCGCCTCAAGCAGGAATTTAACCTTGAAGCGGACGTGATTAATCTGCGCTGGATTAACCCACTCAACTACGAGAAGATCATTGCCAGCGCACGGAAGACTGGGCGGGTGGTGCTGGTCACTGATGCCTCCGAGAGGGGTAGTTATCTGCACACTGTATCCGACAATATCAACAGGCTTGCTTTCGCTCATCTCGATGCGCCTGCGATTGTCGTCGGAGCCCGCAACTGGATTACACCTCCGGCGGAAATGGAGGATTACTACTTTGCCCATGCCGTCAATGTGCTGGACGCCATCCATGAACAGATACTTCCTCTGCCTGGATATGTACCCGTACATTCCTATGCGGATGGTGATTTCCTGCGGACATCCCGCGCGGGGGTCTAG